In Streptomyces chartreusis NRRL 3882, the following are encoded in one genomic region:
- a CDS encoding DUF6479 family protein, which translates to MTSAWMEMAAGRGALGIGLIVAGVVVVALLLGAFVLGVRVKRRELPTPKPDEQPRLPDGGPVRETSERREPEEVPRSQDRLTPHELKTHGNQSDRRSATQERPRWNEGSSGSFGSGGPGGR; encoded by the coding sequence ATGACTAGCGCATGGATGGAGATGGCCGCGGGCCGCGGGGCCCTCGGCATCGGGCTGATCGTGGCGGGTGTGGTGGTCGTGGCCCTGTTGCTGGGGGCCTTCGTCCTCGGCGTTCGCGTCAAGCGCAGGGAGCTGCCCACACCGAAGCCTGACGAGCAGCCGCGACTGCCCGACGGCGGCCCGGTCCGCGAGACGAGTGAGCGCCGGGAGCCCGAGGAGGTGCCGAGAAGCCAGGACCGTCTGACGCCGCACGAGCTGAAGACGCACGGCAACCAGAGCGACCGCAGGAGCGCGACCCAGGAGCGTCCCCGCTGGAACGAGGGCAGCAGCGGCTCGTTCGGCAGCGGCGGCCCGGGCGGCCGCTGA